Genomic window (Myxocyprinus asiaticus isolate MX2 ecotype Aquarium Trade chromosome 50, UBuf_Myxa_2, whole genome shotgun sequence):
AAAGAAATAAAGAGCCTTACTTGAATATATCACTGCTCCCTGTCTCCTCCTTTTCATCCCCGAACATtgactgtgttacactggtgccgaaacccgagcGAAGATAGAGGATACATCGTCATGGAGTTGTCACCGCTGGGTGAAGTGATCAAAACCCTCGCTGGTATCCAGCAGAACCAGCACCAAGCCGTCGTCGAGTTGCGGCTGCAGCAGGAACAgcgtttccaactcctgctccaagcccaagcagaggaccgacaggcattCCGGAGCCTGATCAGACACGTGGTGGTTGCTGCCACGGCCCCGGAGCCCACCTCGCCCGTCCCACCAGTCACCCTAGTCAAAATGGGGCCGGTCGACGATCCCGAAGCCTACCTCGGTCTCTTCGAGAAGACGGCCGAGGTGTGGAAATGGCCGCCTGACCAGTGGGTGGCCTGAATGTTGCCACTACTCTCCGGGGAAGCATGGCTTGCGGCCCCAACAGCTTCCCGCAGCCAATCTCCTCGTCTATGCCGACCTGAAATAAGACATCATGCAGCGGGTTGGCCGGAGCCCCGAACAGAGCTGTCAGCATTTCCGCTCCCTGAAGCTAGAAAAAAATGGCTGCCCGTTTGCGTTCACGCACCAGCTCTGGGACGCCTGCTGGAAGTGGTTACTGGCAGGGGAACCCCGCGGCACCCAGGACATCGTGGACGAGGTGGTACTAGAACAATTCATCTCCCAGCTGCCCCATGGTATGGCCAAGTGGGTCGAGTGCCACCGTCTGGCATCATTGGAGGAAGCGGTCCAGCTGGCCGAAGGTTTCATGAAGGTGTTTCCAGGAAGCAGTgaaccagtctctctctctcttctctctctctctctctctctctcctactccCAAACCCCACCCTTGCCTGTCCTCTTTTCATCCCATTCCTGCCCCTAGGAAACAGGGCGGTCCTAAGCCCAAATTTCTTCCCCGGTTAGGGGGTCTTTCCCCCCTGTCTGTGTCGCCTGCTAAACCTGTCTCTCTCCTCTATCCCTACCAGGTTGGCGAGCCCAGTCCTGTGGTAGcagggccggtctgttggagctgtgggGAGCCAGgatgtccagtaatggaggtgggcaCTCTGGTCCGTATCCCAGActctccacaggctgcccccgatcgagctggggCGTATCGGATATTTTACCCATGGGGATaaatatcaagctttggtggattctgaCTGTTCCCAAAactctatccaccaatgcttggtatAAGACGGGGCACTGGGCACAAATAATCAGGTGAAAGTGCGGTATGTGCACGGGAATATTCACacgtatccggtggttaccatcgAGATACTATTCAAGGGAAGAAAGCATAGTgtagaggctgcggttaattcccacctcacccatccactgattctggggaCAAATTgacctgattttaagaatttattaagggaaatatgctgatctcctgggattttcacacacaacagtctctagaatttactccgtatggtggcaaaaacaaaaaacatccaatgagtggcagttctgtggacggaaatgccttgttgatgagagaggtcaacagagaattgccagactggttcgaactgacaaagtctacgagcCCCTCAAACACTCGTTATGCCAACCAGCTTGATGAGAcacaccactctctctctctcccacaaacagacacacgaccacgcccccatccccacagtgTACAACAGAGGGTGGTTACTGGTATCAGATGATTCTCCCTATGAGGGGACCCTGtgcatgtagaataaaaccgcttttataagGTTTCTCAAAAATCGAATTTGAGTGCTAATGATTTTGTTTCACAGTTacaatttattcatttaggagtaaaacttcaAAAGCTGTCCCTTTAAAGCTGATGGGTGTAATTTATGTGCCActtgtgtcaccaaacagaatttcaaatataatcagttttcaaacagattccagaaaactccttATCTTTTgctggttgtacaaacagatagtcataTCCCAAACTAGCAACACTGCTTGAGCCGATGCTGCCCATCCAGCCTGACAAAGCTACAATgttttcatagcaccacagagccactattaaaggaatagttcaccccaaaatgaaaattctctcatcatttactcaccctcatgccatcccagatgtgtatgtctttctctcatctggtgaacacaaatgaaaatttggtctgtaggtccatttaatgcaagtgaatggtgaccaaaattcaaatgaatcaatTTACTGGCATCCTCTTGTATTATTCCAACACACCTGATTTAATTTTATTGATCCAAGAGGTGTGAATTTCTAcacatcattttaacatttatcatcaagaatatgaagAGAATATAAACCTCTAAAGAGTTCCTTCTCAATAGTAATTAGGGGATctactttaattaaaaattaGACTCATGGTAACAAATTTAGATATTTTCTATGTTGTTAAAATTATATTCCA
Coding sequences:
- the LOC127438852 gene encoding zinc finger and SCAN domain-containing protein 16-like; the encoded protein is MQRVGRSPEQSCQHFRSLKLEKNGCPFAFTHQLWDACWKWLLAGEPRGTQDIVDEVVLEQFISQLPHGMAKWVECHRLASLEEAVQLAEGFMKVGEPSPVVAGPVCWSCGEPGCPVMEVGTLVRIPDSPQAAPDRAGAYRIFYPWG